The following coding sequences are from one Culex quinquefasciatus strain JHB chromosome 1, VPISU_Cqui_1.0_pri_paternal, whole genome shotgun sequence window:
- the LOC119765480 gene encoding uncharacterized protein LOC119765480: protein MSDDEGDHRYCYVCGNREVNAERLIECVVCKRFVHFKCKRIFGFSINTVKAKPYLCSSECKNMQSAGGNEEVLKEIRALTESVQASIKVTAYVRGALVQMQEQMKVIADTNKSIEESQNFISKEFEVLKANLEAYKQEVHELKQGNSKVQECVSDLYAKNHELSTRVDQLELELDRVNRARLTKNVVIMGLPTCENENTLALVRTMCGALGFVCGEKDVLQARRLVSKKEAKGHPPILATFNTENDKEKLFEKKRNHGVLLASAVANVFAGSTSRVTIRDEMTAFGRQLLQEVKEMQSFLNLKYVWPGRDGKVLIRRQEGSKVEQVSCKSQLQLLSKTTNKRAADGSPLSSSFQEPSSKKTNCN from the coding sequence ATGTCCGACGATGAAGGAGATCATCGCTACTGTTACGTTTGCGGTAACCGAGAAGTAAATGCCGAAAGGCTGATCGAGTGCGTCGTCTGCAAGCGGTTTGTACACTTCAAGTGCAAAAGAATTTTCGGCTTTTCCATCAACACTGTGAAGGCGAAGCCTTATCTGTGTTCGAGTGAGTGTAAAAACATGCAGTCAGCAGGCGGCAACGAGGAGGTCCTAAAGGAGATTAGAGCACTTACGGAATCGGTTCAAGCATCGATCAAGGTGACTGCATACGTACGGGGTGCCCTCGTCCAGATGCAGGAGCAGATGAAGGTCATTGCTGATACCAACAAGAGCATCGAGGAGTCGCAGAATTTCATATCGAAGGAATTTGAAGTTCTGAAGGCAAATCTGGAAGCCTACAAACAGGAGGTGCACGAACTCAAGCAAGGGAACTCAAAGGTTCAAGAGTGCGTTAGCGATCTGTACGCAAAGAATCATGAACTGTCTACACGAGTGGATCAACTGGAACTCGAATTGGATCGCGTAAACCGGGCACGTCTGACGAAGAATGTTGTAATTATGGGTCTCCCAACCTGCGAAAACGAGAACACGCTGGCATTGGTGCGTACTATGTGTGGCGCTTTGGGGTTCGTGTGTGGGGAGAAGGATGTCCTGCAGGCTCGGCGTCTTGTATCTAAAAAGGAAGCCAAAGGCCACCCACCAATTCTGGCCACATTCAACACGGAAAACGACAAGGAGAAGCTGTTCGAGAAAAAGCGGAACCATGGAGTACTCTTGGCGTCAGCAGTCGCGAACGTGTTTGCCGGCTCAACCTCCAGAGTAACAATCCGGGACGAGATGACAGCATTTGGTAGGCAGTTGCTGCAAGAAGTCAAGGAAATGCAGTCTTTTCTGAACCTGAAATATGTTTGGCCAGGACGTGATGGGAAGGTTCTAATTCGCCGACAAGAAGGATCCAAAGTGGAGCAAGTATCCTGCAAAAGTCAACTTCAACTTCTGTCGAAGACAACCAATAAGCGCGCGGCTGACGGAAGTCCATTATCGTCGTCTTTCCAAGAACCCTCGTCGAAGAAAACGAACTGCAACTGA